A region from the Gemmatimonadales bacterium genome encodes:
- a CDS encoding DMT family transporter, producing MSPRIRIACAALLFSTGGAAIKAADFTAWQVASFRSGIAALTLLILVPQARRGIGWKPALVGIAYAATLVLFVLANRLTTSANTIYLQSTAPLYVLLLAPFLLRERIRRSDLPIIAAVFGGLILVFLGVDHPSATAPDPARGNLLAAGSGVTYAFLLIGLRWLGRGDTVDRGVPAVLLGNCFACLAALPMAMPVGVHPWHAWTVILYLGIFQIAGAYLLITSALRHIPAIEASLMLLVETAFNPVWSWLVLGEVPAALALVGGGLIVGATILQAIRAPSPVPVPDLV from the coding sequence ATGTCTCCACGTATCCGGATCGCGTGTGCCGCGCTGCTCTTTTCGACCGGCGGTGCCGCGATCAAGGCCGCCGATTTCACGGCGTGGCAGGTCGCCTCGTTCCGATCGGGAATCGCGGCGCTCACGCTGCTGATCCTGGTGCCGCAGGCACGCCGCGGCATCGGCTGGAAGCCGGCGCTGGTCGGCATCGCCTACGCTGCAACGCTCGTGCTCTTCGTACTGGCCAACCGGCTGACCACCAGCGCGAATACCATCTACCTCCAATCCACGGCACCGCTCTACGTCCTCCTGCTTGCGCCGTTCCTCCTCCGCGAACGGATCCGGCGCAGCGACCTGCCGATCATCGCCGCGGTCTTCGGTGGTCTGATCCTCGTCTTCCTCGGCGTCGACCATCCGAGTGCGACCGCCCCGGATCCTGCACGCGGCAACCTCCTCGCCGCCGGCAGCGGTGTGACGTATGCCTTCCTTCTCATCGGATTGCGCTGGCTGGGTCGCGGCGACACCGTCGACCGAGGCGTTCCTGCCGTGCTGCTCGGCAACTGTTTTGCCTGTCTCGCGGCCCTTCCGATGGCGATGCCGGTGGGCGTCCATCCCTGGCACGCTTGGACTGTGATCCTGTATCTGGGCATCTTCCAGATCGCCGGGGCGTACCTGCTGATCACCTCGGCCTTGCGACACATTCCGGCGATCGAGGCGTCCCTGATGCTCCTGGTGGAAACGGCGTTCAATCCGGTCTGGTCGTGGCTGGTCCTCGGTGAAGTCCCCGCCGCGCTCGCGCTGGTGGGAGGCGGACTCATCGTCGGTGCCACGATCCTGCAGGCGATTCGCGCGCCGTCACCGGTTCCCGTGCCGGATCTTGTCTGA
- a CDS encoding aminotransferase class IV — protein MADALIETVRVIDGDSPLWPLHEWRLMHSVLALGVPLPALERPRGGPDRVVRIEIADGMAQITEREVEADESLALASSPAPHRGYPHKIGARAWLEAARATGRAAAADDALLFDSENRLVEATRWAVGWWDGETLCFPPFALGGLRSVARARLTEMARGGLREAVLTRDQLAKRSFLACNAARGVIPVGMLDGTPLGGNPRTAALARRFWQRTTA, from the coding sequence ATGGCTGATGCGCTCATCGAGACGGTGCGCGTCATTGACGGCGATTCGCCGCTCTGGCCGCTGCACGAATGGCGACTGATGCACAGCGTCCTCGCGCTTGGGGTGCCGCTTCCGGCGCTCGAACGTCCGCGCGGCGGTCCCGATCGCGTCGTCCGGATCGAAATCGCGGATGGGATGGCGCAGATCACCGAACGCGAAGTCGAAGCCGACGAGTCACTGGCGTTGGCGAGCTCGCCGGCCCCGCATCGCGGCTACCCGCACAAGATCGGCGCGCGCGCCTGGCTGGAAGCGGCGCGGGCGACGGGGCGCGCGGCAGCCGCCGACGACGCGCTGCTCTTCGATAGCGAGAATCGCCTCGTCGAAGCGACCCGGTGGGCGGTTGGCTGGTGGGACGGCGAGACGCTCTGCTTCCCGCCGTTCGCCTTGGGCGGCCTTCGCAGTGTGGCAAGGGCGCGCCTCACCGAGATGGCTCGCGGAGGACTCCGGGAAGCGGTGCTCACTCGCGATCAGCTCGCCAAACGATCGTTCCTCGCCTGCAATGCCGCGCGGGGCGTGATTCCGGTGGGAATGCTCGACGGGACACCGCTCGGTGGAAACCCGCGCACGGCGGCGCTTGCGCGGCGATTCTGGCAGCGGACTACGGCTTGA